GTCGGAGGACGAGGAAGCGGATCAACTGAGAGCGCTGGGCTGGTTTGCGCTGCTGGGCGTGCGGCTAGgccaggaggaggtggaggaggagcgCGGGCCAGCCATGGCGGTGTCGCCTCTCGGGGCCGTGCCCAAGGGCGCGCCATTGCTGGTCTGCGGCTCCCCTTTCGGCGCCTTCTGCCCCGACATCTTTCTCAACACGCTGAGCTGCGGGGTGCTCAGCAACGTGGCCGGCCCGCTGCTGCTCACCGACGCACGCTGCCTGCCCGGCACCGAGGGCGGCGGCGTGTTCACCGCGCGGCCCGCGGGGGCGCTGGTGGCGCTGGTGGTGGCGCCGCTCTGTTGGAAGGCCGGCGAATGGGTGGGCTTCACGCTGCTCTGCGCCGCCGCCCCCCTTTTCCGCGCCGCCCGCTACGCGCTTCGCCGCCTGCCCCACAGCACCGCTGCCCTGGCCGCCCTCCTGCCGCCAGAGGCGAGCGTCCCGTGGGGTCTGCCCCTCCGAGACTCCGGGCCCCTGTGGGCAGCCGCGGCAGTGTTGGTGGAGTGCGGCACCGTATGGGGCTCCGGAGTGGCTGTGGCACCCCGCCTTATAGTGACCTGTCGGCACGTGTCCCCTCGGGAAGCAGCCAGGGTCCTGGTGCGCTCCACCACCCCCAAGTAAGCCCGCAGGGCTGACCCCACTTCATCCCTTTCCAGGTCTCAGATCTGGGTCCAGCCCTAATACTCTTGAGTATTGTGCAGGCCTTTCTTGTGTCACGCGGATGCTTTGGGCGTGTAGTGGGTAGAGACCTGGAACCCTCCCCTCATCCTTTATACCCAGAACCCCTGTGGGGAGAATCTGGGGCAAGGTGTCAAGCTCGAAGCAGCTCTGGATTTGGGTACTGTGGGACACCCTGAATCCGGAACTGGGCATCTTTGAGCTCCCCTCAAAGGCTGAGTTTCTTCTGGGCAGCTTCACTGTCTGATAGCCCTGCACGCCATACCCCTCGGTTCTCTGGCCCTTTGAACAGAGATTCCCTAACCCTGCTGCTTCTCCTCTGAAAGTGATAAGGTCCCAGAGGCCCAGGATGGTGCTCTCCTGGGGTAAGGAGATGGGTATGTTAATTTTATCCATCTTTTAGTGCTTAGCCAGAGCTTCCCTTCTGAGTGAAACGTGGGTTTCTACCTAATCAGAAGGTAGGGGGGTGGACCACGCAGCTGTACGTGGTTCAGCCCAGCCTTGCAGCCCAGGCTTTTCCAAATCTCTTTCCTGAATCCCCAggcttagccaggtgtgggtaACACTGCCCAGTTTTGCCATAGGTGTCCCCACTGTGGCCTATAGGACAGCCATGACTTTATACGGAAGACTGATGATGAAGGTTTCCCTATGGTGTGTGGGCCCCACCAGATTCCTTCCACTCCCCTCACATGCCCCTTGCTCCTAAGGAGACTGCCAGGTCTGTTGGAAGCTACCCCTACAGAGTGTGTAGTAGGACGCCCCTGTCTGATCccgggcaagtcacttaatctgtCTAAGCTGCCTCCCTGGGAGTTGATGCGAAATGTCGTGGAACGGAGCCTGTCACGTAGTGTGCTACAGAACTGTTAGCATGTATGTAAATAGGGACCCAGAGGAGTGAAACCATGTCATATGTGCCCACCAACTGACGGGATTGTTGTGGGTATCAACGAGGCAGTGAAGGAAAGTGTTGTGTTTGCCTTGGCTCCTCCCACTTTCTGTTTGGTGTTGGGAATGTTACTGAgcgtctctgggcctcagttataCCACCTAAAATGGAGAGAATGCCAGTGCCTAGTTTATAGGGTCGTGAAGACTAAATAAAGTGATGTCCACAAAGCACTAACACGAAACCTGGCCCACAGTGCTCACTAAGTGTCAGGTTGATTTTTCAGGTACAGGAAGCTTTAGAGAAGTAGCACAGTTTGTCAACCACCTTTGGAGATACCACAGAATGGTTACATGACTTGCCCAGAGTTGCCTGGCTGGTCGATTTCAGGGCTGATACCCAGATCTTCTGACTTTTACTGTCACTCTCAGCTCCTTGATTTCTCCCAAGTACTGAGGAGTCAGAAAGCTAGCCTGTCATTTGTTTCCCTTGCTACCAGGAGTGTGGCCATCGGGGGCCGTGTGGTATTTGCCACTCAGGAGACATGTCCCTATGACATAGCAGTGGTGAGCCTGGAGGAGGACCTGGATGATGTCCCCATCCCTGTGCCCGCTGAGCACTTCCATGAAGGTAAAGGACGAAGGGCGCAGCCTGAAGGAGGGCCCCTCTGAGCTAGGGTGGGCCTCAGGAAGGAGAATCAGTGTTGGGCATTCTCACGAAGTCGGGGTGGCATTGGTCAAGGTCCTTGGCTTCCTCCCTTTTTGTGCTGGTGGGGCACGTGGAGTGCCCTGGGAAGGATAATGCACGCCCTTTCCCCGAGTGCCTGCAGCAATGTAGTGTGAGGATGCTGGGCCTTTGGGGTTCCTTAACACTTCAGGCTGGTCAGAGAGGCATGTGGCACTTTCAAGGCTCCAGGGGCACGATTTGGGTAAAAGGCTTTGTGATGCTGCCACATAAGTACTGATGTTGCACTCCATGGAGGCAGGGTGATACAGTGATGAAGGGTCCAGGGGCTCTGGATGGGCATCTTTCCTCTGCCACTTATTAGTCCCATGTCCTTGGACAGGCTAGTTAACTGTCCTCTGCCTCATTTTCCACGTCTTTGAAATGGGGCTAATGCATCCTATTTCTGGGTGTTGTGAGGGCTGGGTGCGACGTTGCCTGTAAAGCACTTACCCCCATACCCTGCACTTGGAAAAGGAAGGTCATGGCTGCCTTATAGCCATCATCACCATTTCTTTTCATGAAGAAACTTCTTAGGAGTTCCAGGAGGAGATGGGTGtgaattccacaaacatttattgagcatgtagGTAGGTGTTAGGAACTCCTAAAAGTCACTGCCCCGCCTGTCCAGGGAACAAGGACTAGGGAACAGCCTGTTGCTCAGAAGTGGTCATGCAGATACAGTGCTAGGAGCTCAATGGAGTTCTCAGCCTCTTCCAGCCAGGGCACATGGGGAAGGCTCTCTGGAGGCAGGAGTATCTGAGCAGAAACTTGAAGGGTGGAGAGGTTTGGAACGTTTGGAGAGGGCAGGGATGAGAGTTAGGGAGTGTGAGTCCTGCTGTAACACAGGTGTCCCCAGCTtcaccctccttccttccctggcaGGTGAGGCTGTGAGTGTGGTGGGCTTTGGCGTCTTTGGCCAGGCTTGCGGGCCCTCGGTGACTTCAGGCATCCTTTCGGCTGTGGTGCAGGTGAATGACACGCCCATAATGCTGCAGACCACGTGTGCTGTGCACAGCGGCTCCAGTGGGGGACCCCTCTTCTCCAACCACTCAGGAAACCTCCTTGGTAACCAGCTCTTTGGCCCCCTCCCGCCCTCCAACTTGCCAGAACCTCAGTCCCACCCCATGAGTGCTTGTGGCCAGCCCCAGTGCACCCTCTGTCTGGGAAAATGGTGGGCATTATGAGTGAGCTAGCGAAGGTTTGCAGGCTGTTCTCCTGATGGTGGAGAGGGACGGATGCTGGACTGGGAGGAAAGAGATCTGGGCTCTGGTCCCTTCTCTGCTACTAATCTAATCTGGTTTGATCTGTGAAATTGAGGAGTTGGATTAGTCAAAGCATCACAGACTCAAAAGCCAACAGAGGCTGGAAAGGTAAAGCAAATGAATGAGAAGAcaacagggaggggaggggaggggaggggtctaAACTGAAGCGCACTCGACTCAGCTGCTGCACACTGTGGCCATGAAGGAGGACGGGCCTAACGTTGGCTGGTATTCTAATAGTTTCACAAGACAtgtaaagcttttttaaaaaaatacatgtggcCGTTAAATcgatcaatttttaaattttggtaacattcaggtttttaaaaaacagtctgTTTagctgtcaaaaagaaaaaaacatgagttCATCTAGAAACCTCCAACTCCAGTCCAGTCTAACTctccttgtttcttctttctcctgtaGTGAGAAACCTTGCTCTTGTTGTCTACAATATGTTTACTTATCTGTTCCATCCTAATATACAAGTAAAATTGTATTTGCATAACTTTAGTATATTTCCTCTAAATATTTAGTACTTACAAAGAGGAAATATTGGAGCCGTAAGTAATATTTAGAGCCGTTAAGTCTAGGCCTGGTGTGGTAGCtcgtgccagtaatcccaacacttccggaggctgaggcaagaggatcacttgaaatgggagttcgagaccagcctggggcaacacagtgagaccctgcctctatttttatttaaaaaaaatttttttaattaaaaaaaaagaaaggaaaatactaAGTCTACCTTGGAGAGGCCTGGCAGATACCACCTCAGCCAAGTGATCAAGGTGAATGTCAGAAGTACCCCATACAGACATCAGATAGCTGAGACACTGGGAAGGACACATGGCTTTTATGGTATTCTTCCCAATAATGTGTAACCTTAaacaattaaaagtaatggcaaaacaattaaaagtaatgacaaaaaccgcATTCATTCTTGCACTAATCCAATAGTCATGAGAAAACATTAGGTAGGCCTCAACTGAGGGTCATTCTCTAAAATCACTGACctgagccagacatggtggtatgtgcctgtagtcctggctctGCAGGAGTCTgaagtggaaagatcacttgagcccaggagttcaaggctgcagtgaactatggtcACCATTACACtttagcctgtgtgacagagtgagaccccatctcaaaaaaataaactatgtttatttaaaaaaaaaaaaaagccaggtatggtggctcgcacttgtaattctagcacttttggaggccagggcaggaggattgcttgagtctgggagttcaagaccaagctggACAaccatagtgaggccccatctctacaaaatattttaggga
This region of Gorilla gorilla gorilla isolate KB3781 chromosome 8, NHGRI_mGorGor1-v2.1_pri, whole genome shotgun sequence genomic DNA includes:
- the TYSND1 gene encoding peroxisomal leader peptide-processing protease isoform X1; translation: MRRQWGSAMRAAEQAGCVVSAFRAGQPEAGPWSCSGVILSRSPGLVLCHGGIFVPFLRAGSEVLTAAGAVFLPGDSCSDDLRLHVQWAPTAAGPGGGAERGRPGLCTTQCASLEPGPPAPSRGRPLQPRLPAELLLLLSCPAFWAHFARLFGDEAAEQWRFSSAARDDEVSEDEEADQLRALGWFALLGVRLGQEEVEEERGPAMAVSPLGAVPKGAPLLVCGSPFGAFCPDIFLNTLSCGVLSNVAGPLLLTDARCLPGTEGGGVFTARPAGALVALVVAPLCWKAGEWVGFTLLCAAAPLFRAARYALRRLPHSTAALAALLPPEASVPWGLPLRDSGPLWAAAAVLVECGTVWGSGVAVAPRLIVTCRHVSPREAARVLVRSTTPKSVAIGGRVVFATQETCPYDIAVVSLEEDLDDVPIPVPAEHFHEGEAVSVVGFGVFGQACGPSVTSGILSAVVQVNDTPIMLQTTCAVHSGSSGGPLFSNHSGNLLGIITSNTRDNNTGATYPHLNFSIPITVLQPALQQYSQTHDLGGLRELDRAAEPVRVVWRLQRPLAEAPRSKL
- the TYSND1 gene encoding peroxisomal leader peptide-processing protease isoform X3, which codes for MRRQWGSAMRAAEQAGCVVSAFRAGQPEAGPWSCSGVILSRSPGLVLCHGGIFVPFLRAGSEVLTAAGAVFLPGDSCSDDLRLHVQWAPTAAGPGGGAERGRPGLCTTQCASLEPGPPAPSRGRPLQPRLPAELLLLLSCPAFWAHFARLFGDEAAEQWRFSSAARDDEVSEDEEADQLRALGWFALLGVRLGQEEVEEERGPAMAVSPLGAVPKGAPLLVCGSPFGAFCPDIFLNTLSCGVLSNVAGPLLLTDARCLPGTEGGGVFTARPAGALVALVVAPLCWKAGEWVGFTLLCAAAPLFRAARYALRRLPHSTAALAALLPPEASVPWGLPLRDSGPLWAAAAVLVECGTVWGSGVAVAPRLIVTCRHVSPREAARVLVRSTTPKSVAIGGRVVFATQETCPYDIAVVSLEEDLDDVPIPVPAEHFHEGEAVSVVGFGVFGQACGPSVTSGILSAVVQA
- the TYSND1 gene encoding peroxisomal leader peptide-processing protease isoform X4, producing the protein MRRQWGSAMRAAEQAGCVVSAFRAGQPEAGPWSCSGVILSRSPGLVLCHGGIFVPFLRAGSEVLTAAGAVFLPGDSCSDDLRLHVQWAPTAAGPGGGAERGRPGLCTTQCASLEPGPPAPSRGRPLQPRLPAELLLLLSCPAFWAHFARLFGDEAAEQWRFSSAARDDEVSEDEEADQLRALGWFALLGVRLGQEEVEEERGPAMAVSPLGAVPKGAPLLVCGSPFGAFCPDIFLNTLSCGVLSNVAGPLLLTDARCLPGTEGGGVFTARPAGALVALVVAPLCWKAGEWVGFTLLCAAAPLFRAARYALRRLPHSTAALAALLPPEASVPWGLPLRDSGPLWAAAAVLVECGTVWGSGVAVAPRLIVTCRHVSPREAARVLVRSTTPKHNHQQHPGQ
- the TYSND1 gene encoding peroxisomal leader peptide-processing protease isoform X2, whose protein sequence is MRRQWGSAMRAAEQAGCVVSAFRAGQPEAGPWSCSGVILSRSPGLVLCHGGIFVPFLRAGSEVLTAAGAVFLPGDSCSDDLRLHVQWAPTAAGPGGGAERGRPGLCTTQCASLEPGPPAPSRGRPLQPRLPAELLLLLSCPAFWAHFARLFGDEAAEQWRFSSAARDDEVSEDEEADQLRALGWFALLGVRLGQEEVEEERGPAMAVSPLGAVPKGAPLLVCGSPFGAFCPDIFLNTLSCGVLSNVAGPLLLTDARCLPGTEGGGVFTARPAGALVALVVAPLCWKAGEWVGFTLLCAAAPLFRAARYALRRLPHSTAALAALLPPEASVPWGLPLRDSGPLWAAAAVLVECGTVWGSGVAVAPRLIVTCRHVSPREAARVLVRSTTPKSVAIGGRVVFATQETCPYDIAVVSLEEDLDDVPIPVPAEHFHEGIITSNTRDNNTGATYPHLNFSIPITVLQPALQQYSQTHDLGGLRELDRAAEPVRVVWRLQRPLAEAPRSKL